In Struthio camelus isolate bStrCam1 chromosome 13, bStrCam1.hap1, whole genome shotgun sequence, the following are encoded in one genomic region:
- the RNF145 gene encoding RING finger protein 145 isoform X1: MSAASSQKGKRMAAKEKLEAILNVALRVPSIMLLDVLYRWDVSSFFQQIQRSSLHNNPLFQYKYLALNMHYVGYILSVVLLTLPRQHLVQLYLYFLTALLLYAGHQISRDYVRSELESGYEGPMYLEPLSMNRFMTALVGQLVVCTLCSCVMKTKQIWLFSAHMLPLLARLCLVPLETIVVINKFAMIFTGLEVLYFLASNLLVPYNLAKSAYRELVQVVEVYGLLALGMSLWNQLVVPVLFMVFWLVLFALQIYSYFSTRDQPASRERLLFLFLTSIAECCSTPYSLLGLVFTVSFVALGVLTLCKFYLQGYRAFMNDPAMNRGMTEGVTLLILAVQTGLIELQVVHRAFLLSIILFIVVASILQSMLEIADPIVLALGASRDKSLWKHFRAVSLCLFLLVFPAYMAYMICQFFHMDFWLLIIISSSILTSLQVLGTLFIYVLFMVEEFRKEPVENMDDVIYYVNGTYRLLEFLVALCVVAYGVSETIFGEWTVMGSVIIFIHSYYNVWLRAQLGWKSFLLRRDAVNKIKSLPTATKEQLEQHNDICAICYQDMKSAVITPCSHFFHAGCLKKWLYVQETCPLCHCQLKNPSQLPGLGPEPVQQPNPGAEQNTSPGDAVEPPGVEHDNGPNTKDSPSKSNQQVADEQDSQEASAETEGSPSVDCDTSPCEASQGTAFAAELIAPLEGCPARDPRVCVQL; the protein is encoded by the exons TCTGCTGCAAGTtcacagaaagggaagagaatggCTGCAAAAGAGAAGTTGGAAGCCATATTAAATGTGGCCCTAAGGGTCCCAAGCATCATGCTGTTGGATGTCTTGTACAGATGGGATGTGAGCTCGTTCTTCCAGCAGATCCAAAGAAGTAGCCTGCACAACAACCCACTCTTCCAGTACAAGTACTTGGCCCTTAATATGCATTATGTCG GTTACATCTTAAGTGTTGTGCTTCTGACTTTACCAAGGCAACACCTAGTTCAGCTTTACCTGTACTTCTTGACTGCACTGCTGCTGTATGCTGGTCACCAAATTTCCAg ggATTATGTTAGGAGCGAATTGGAATCGGGATATGAAGGGCCAATGTACTTGGAACCTCTCTCTATGAATCGTTTCATGACTGCTTTAGTAG GTCAGCTGGTGGTATGTACACTCTGCTCCTGCgtcatgaaaacaaaacagatctgGCTTTTCTCTGCTCACATGCTCCCTCTACTGGCACGTCTCTGCCTGGTCCCTTTGGAAACCATTGTTGTCATCAACAAATTTGCCATGATTTTCACTGGTTTAGAAGTTCTCTACTTTCTGGCATCTAATCTTCTGGTGCCCTATAATTTGGCAAAATCTGCATACAGAGAGCTTGTCCAG GTGGTGGAGGTATATGGTCTCCTGGCTTTGGGAATGTCTCTGTGGAACCAGCTGGTGGTCCCAGTTCTCTTCATGGTGTTTTGGCTTGTCTTATTTGCTCTTCAGATCTATTCCTATTTCAGTACACGGGACCAGCCTGCCTCAAGAGagaggctcctcttcctcttcttgacAAG taTTGCAGAATGCTGTAGCACTCCGTACTCGCTGCTGGGCTTGGTCTTCACAGTCTCTTTTGTTGCTTTGGGAGTTCTGACTCTGTGCAAGTTTTACTTGCAGGGTTACCGAGCGTTCATGAATGACCCTGCTATGAATAG GGGAATGACTGAAGGGGTCACGCTCCTGATCCTTGCCGTGCAGACAGGTTTGATCGAGCTCCAAGTAGTGCATCGGGCATTCCTGCTCAGTATTATTCTCTTCATTGTGGTGGCGTCCATACTGCAGTCCATGCTGGAAATTGCTGATCCCATTGTTTTGGCATTGGGAGCTTCAAGAGACAA GAGTCTGTGGAAGCACTTCCGAGCGGTCAGCCTCTGTTTGTTCTTACTGGTGTTCCCTGCGTACATGGCCTATATGATTTGTCAGTTTTTCCACATGGATTTCTGGCTGTTGATCATTATCTCCAGCAGTATTCTGACCTCTCTTCAG GTGCTTGGGACGCTCTTCATTTATGTTTTGTTTATGGTGGAGGAGTTCAGAAAAGAGCCAGTAGAAAATATGGATGATGTGATTTATTATGTAAATGGCACATACCGGCTGCTGGAATTCCTTGTCGCTCTCTGTGTGGTGGCATACGGTGTCTCGGAAACTATCTTTGGTGAATGGACTGTGATGGGTTCTGTGATCATTTTCATTCACTCCTATTATAACGTGTGGTTGCGTGCCCAGCTGGGATGGAAAAGTTTCCTTCTCCGCAGAGATGCTGTGAATAAGATCAAATCACTGCCCACTGCCACAAAAGAGCAGCTGGAGCAACACAATGATATCTGTGCCATCTGCTACCAG GACATGAAATCTGCAGTAATCACACCATGTAGCCATTTTTTCCATGCGGGTTGTCTTAAGAAATGGCTCTATGTGCAAGAAACCTGCCCTCTGTGCCACTGCCAACTTAAGAACCCTTCACAGCTACCAGGACTGGGGCCAGAGCCAGTTCAGCAGCCAAATCCTGGTGCAGAGCAAAACACCAGTCCTGGAGATGCGGTTGAGCCCCCTGGTGTTGAACATGACAATGGGCCAAATACAAAAGACAGCCCTAGCAAGAGTAACCAACAAGTTGCTGATGAACAGGACAGCCAGGAGGCCTCTGCTGAGACTGAGGGTTCTCCAAGCGTGGACTGTGACACAAGCCCATGTGAAGCCAGCCAGGGAACAGCTTTTGCTGCAGAACTAATTGCACCCCTAGAGGGGTGCCCCGCTCGAGACCCGAGGGTTTGTGTCCAGCTCTGA
- the RNF145 gene encoding RING finger protein 145 isoform X2 yields MAAKEKLEAILNVALRVPSIMLLDVLYRWDVSSFFQQIQRSSLHNNPLFQYKYLALNMHYVGYILSVVLLTLPRQHLVQLYLYFLTALLLYAGHQISRDYVRSELESGYEGPMYLEPLSMNRFMTALVGQLVVCTLCSCVMKTKQIWLFSAHMLPLLARLCLVPLETIVVINKFAMIFTGLEVLYFLASNLLVPYNLAKSAYRELVQVVEVYGLLALGMSLWNQLVVPVLFMVFWLVLFALQIYSYFSTRDQPASRERLLFLFLTSIAECCSTPYSLLGLVFTVSFVALGVLTLCKFYLQGYRAFMNDPAMNRGMTEGVTLLILAVQTGLIELQVVHRAFLLSIILFIVVASILQSMLEIADPIVLALGASRDKSLWKHFRAVSLCLFLLVFPAYMAYMICQFFHMDFWLLIIISSSILTSLQVLGTLFIYVLFMVEEFRKEPVENMDDVIYYVNGTYRLLEFLVALCVVAYGVSETIFGEWTVMGSVIIFIHSYYNVWLRAQLGWKSFLLRRDAVNKIKSLPTATKEQLEQHNDICAICYQDMKSAVITPCSHFFHAGCLKKWLYVQETCPLCHCQLKNPSQLPGLGPEPVQQPNPGAEQNTSPGDAVEPPGVEHDNGPNTKDSPSKSNQQVADEQDSQEASAETEGSPSVDCDTSPCEASQGTAFAAELIAPLEGCPARDPRVCVQL; encoded by the exons atggCTGCAAAAGAGAAGTTGGAAGCCATATTAAATGTGGCCCTAAGGGTCCCAAGCATCATGCTGTTGGATGTCTTGTACAGATGGGATGTGAGCTCGTTCTTCCAGCAGATCCAAAGAAGTAGCCTGCACAACAACCCACTCTTCCAGTACAAGTACTTGGCCCTTAATATGCATTATGTCG GTTACATCTTAAGTGTTGTGCTTCTGACTTTACCAAGGCAACACCTAGTTCAGCTTTACCTGTACTTCTTGACTGCACTGCTGCTGTATGCTGGTCACCAAATTTCCAg ggATTATGTTAGGAGCGAATTGGAATCGGGATATGAAGGGCCAATGTACTTGGAACCTCTCTCTATGAATCGTTTCATGACTGCTTTAGTAG GTCAGCTGGTGGTATGTACACTCTGCTCCTGCgtcatgaaaacaaaacagatctgGCTTTTCTCTGCTCACATGCTCCCTCTACTGGCACGTCTCTGCCTGGTCCCTTTGGAAACCATTGTTGTCATCAACAAATTTGCCATGATTTTCACTGGTTTAGAAGTTCTCTACTTTCTGGCATCTAATCTTCTGGTGCCCTATAATTTGGCAAAATCTGCATACAGAGAGCTTGTCCAG GTGGTGGAGGTATATGGTCTCCTGGCTTTGGGAATGTCTCTGTGGAACCAGCTGGTGGTCCCAGTTCTCTTCATGGTGTTTTGGCTTGTCTTATTTGCTCTTCAGATCTATTCCTATTTCAGTACACGGGACCAGCCTGCCTCAAGAGagaggctcctcttcctcttcttgacAAG taTTGCAGAATGCTGTAGCACTCCGTACTCGCTGCTGGGCTTGGTCTTCACAGTCTCTTTTGTTGCTTTGGGAGTTCTGACTCTGTGCAAGTTTTACTTGCAGGGTTACCGAGCGTTCATGAATGACCCTGCTATGAATAG GGGAATGACTGAAGGGGTCACGCTCCTGATCCTTGCCGTGCAGACAGGTTTGATCGAGCTCCAAGTAGTGCATCGGGCATTCCTGCTCAGTATTATTCTCTTCATTGTGGTGGCGTCCATACTGCAGTCCATGCTGGAAATTGCTGATCCCATTGTTTTGGCATTGGGAGCTTCAAGAGACAA GAGTCTGTGGAAGCACTTCCGAGCGGTCAGCCTCTGTTTGTTCTTACTGGTGTTCCCTGCGTACATGGCCTATATGATTTGTCAGTTTTTCCACATGGATTTCTGGCTGTTGATCATTATCTCCAGCAGTATTCTGACCTCTCTTCAG GTGCTTGGGACGCTCTTCATTTATGTTTTGTTTATGGTGGAGGAGTTCAGAAAAGAGCCAGTAGAAAATATGGATGATGTGATTTATTATGTAAATGGCACATACCGGCTGCTGGAATTCCTTGTCGCTCTCTGTGTGGTGGCATACGGTGTCTCGGAAACTATCTTTGGTGAATGGACTGTGATGGGTTCTGTGATCATTTTCATTCACTCCTATTATAACGTGTGGTTGCGTGCCCAGCTGGGATGGAAAAGTTTCCTTCTCCGCAGAGATGCTGTGAATAAGATCAAATCACTGCCCACTGCCACAAAAGAGCAGCTGGAGCAACACAATGATATCTGTGCCATCTGCTACCAG GACATGAAATCTGCAGTAATCACACCATGTAGCCATTTTTTCCATGCGGGTTGTCTTAAGAAATGGCTCTATGTGCAAGAAACCTGCCCTCTGTGCCACTGCCAACTTAAGAACCCTTCACAGCTACCAGGACTGGGGCCAGAGCCAGTTCAGCAGCCAAATCCTGGTGCAGAGCAAAACACCAGTCCTGGAGATGCGGTTGAGCCCCCTGGTGTTGAACATGACAATGGGCCAAATACAAAAGACAGCCCTAGCAAGAGTAACCAACAAGTTGCTGATGAACAGGACAGCCAGGAGGCCTCTGCTGAGACTGAGGGTTCTCCAAGCGTGGACTGTGACACAAGCCCATGTGAAGCCAGCCAGGGAACAGCTTTTGCTGCAGAACTAATTGCACCCCTAGAGGGGTGCCCCGCTCGAGACCCGAGGGTTTGTGTCCAGCTCTGA